Proteins encoded within one genomic window of Saccharopolyspora pogona:
- a CDS encoding N5-glutamine methyltransferase family protein, whose translation MSGPRTLGEVLDDAEKTLADAGAWAPRQDAETLAAHVLCRPAQQLPVDEPLGAAAAGRLQDLLADRARRVPVEYLTGRARLGGIDIEVGPGVFVPRKHTEPLLAWGLKVLENVENPVVVDLCTGSAAIALAVAHARPDATVHAVELAPDALSWARRNVAARAAAGDTPISLHEGDVTAPDLFSGLRGGVDLLLANPPFVVEGRMLPPEWEEHQPHPALFSGHDGLVVIRAVTGAAARLLRPGGGVAIEHDDEQAEAVMSLLGGLQAFEDIADHTDHNDLPRYTTARRV comes from the coding sequence ATGAGCGGTCCCCGAACGCTGGGCGAGGTGCTGGACGACGCCGAGAAGACGCTGGCCGACGCCGGCGCCTGGGCACCCCGTCAAGACGCCGAGACCCTGGCCGCGCACGTGCTTTGCCGACCGGCCCAGCAGCTTCCGGTGGACGAGCCGCTCGGGGCGGCCGCGGCCGGCCGGCTCCAGGACCTGCTGGCCGACCGGGCCCGGCGGGTGCCGGTGGAGTACCTGACCGGGCGTGCCCGCCTCGGTGGCATCGACATCGAGGTGGGGCCCGGGGTCTTCGTGCCGCGCAAGCACACCGAGCCGCTGCTGGCCTGGGGCCTGAAGGTGCTCGAAAACGTCGAGAACCCGGTGGTGGTCGACCTGTGCACCGGTTCCGCGGCGATCGCGCTGGCCGTGGCCCACGCCCGCCCGGACGCCACGGTGCACGCCGTCGAGCTGGCGCCGGACGCGCTGAGCTGGGCCCGCCGCAACGTCGCCGCGCGGGCCGCCGCCGGGGACACGCCGATCTCGCTGCACGAGGGCGACGTCACCGCACCCGACCTGTTCTCCGGGCTCCGCGGCGGTGTCGACCTGCTGCTGGCGAACCCGCCGTTCGTGGTGGAGGGCCGGATGCTTCCGCCCGAGTGGGAGGAGCACCAGCCGCACCCGGCGCTGTTCTCCGGGCACGACGGCCTGGTTGTCATCCGCGCGGTCACCGGCGCGGCGGCGCGGCTGCTGCGGCCCGGCGGCGGAGTAGCCATCGAACACGACGACGAGCAGGCGGAGGCGGTGATGTCGTTGCTGGGCGGGCTTCAGGCGTTCGAGGACATCGCCGACCACACCGATCACAACGACCTGCCCCGGTACACCACGGCACGAAGGGTTTAG